One genomic region from Marinobacter szutsaonensis encodes:
- a CDS encoding DNA ligase, protein MRCIAALLLLLVFVAGHAYPEPRPLPLANVYQKGVNLADYWVSEKLDGVRAYWDGEKLWSRGGHVYQAPHWFTEDFPTHSLDGELWLGRGRFAELSGIVRTARPDEASWRQVAFHVFDLPIPDTPFSKRYEKLKQLIRASGSNHLKLVEQRPVSDHEALIAELNRIVAAGGEGVMLKRRSSLYQAGRSDDLLKVKTFQDAEAVVVDHIEGHGKYRGLLGSLLVELPDGRQFRIGSGFSDEERTNPPQPGQQITFKHHGYTATGLPRFASFLRVRQDEPEAASTQ, encoded by the coding sequence GTGAGGTGCATCGCGGCCCTGTTACTGCTTCTTGTGTTTGTTGCCGGTCACGCCTATCCAGAACCTCGCCCCCTGCCACTGGCGAATGTCTACCAGAAGGGCGTCAATCTCGCCGACTACTGGGTCAGTGAAAAGCTTGATGGGGTTCGGGCCTACTGGGATGGCGAAAAGCTGTGGTCCCGGGGCGGGCATGTGTATCAAGCCCCGCATTGGTTCACCGAGGATTTTCCGACGCATTCGCTCGATGGTGAGCTTTGGCTGGGGCGGGGACGGTTTGCCGAGCTCTCGGGCATTGTTCGAACCGCCAGGCCGGACGAGGCGAGCTGGCGACAGGTTGCCTTCCACGTTTTCGATCTCCCGATTCCGGATACTCCGTTCTCCAAACGCTACGAAAAGTTGAAGCAATTGATCCGGGCCTCAGGGTCAAACCACCTGAAGTTGGTGGAACAACGCCCGGTATCCGACCACGAGGCCCTGATCGCGGAGTTGAACAGGATCGTGGCGGCCGGCGGCGAAGGGGTGATGCTTAAACGCAGGAGTAGCCTCTATCAGGCAGGGCGGTCGGATGACCTGCTGAAAGTGAAGACCTTCCAGGATGCCGAGGCAGTGGTCGTAGACCACATCGAGGGGCACGGCAAATATCGGGGACTGCTGGGCTCATTGCTGGTGGAGTTGCCGGATGGTCGTCAGTTTCGCATCGGTTCCGGGTTTTCGGACGAAGAACGGACCAACCCACCGCAACCGGGGCAACAGATCACCTTCAAGCACCACGGCTACACGGCGACCGGGCTTCCCCGCTTTGCCAGCTTTCTCAGGGTCCGTCAGGACGAGCCGGAAGCGGCCTCCACACAGTGA